From the Gaiellales bacterium genome, the window GCGCCCCAACTCTTGGAGACCAAGTCGTTCGCGGCGGGTGTTGCACGGCTGTCAGACGCGCGTGACGGCGGCCGGGATGGTTGGGCTGATCGCCGCCCCACCCCAACCCCCGGTGACCAAGTCGATCGGGTGGGGTGGCACACCGCCGTTGCGGTTCCGTTGCACCGGGTCACGGAATCCTGCCGCGGCACATGACGCGTTCAGCGATCGTGCGTCAGCGGCCCGGGCATCGGCTCGGGATCGGGTTCGGGGTCGCTCTCGGCCTCGTGGTCGGCAATCGCCCACTCCGCGCCCGGCCGCTGTCCCGGCTGCCCCGGAGGCGGGGAATCGATCCGCTCCCGGTTCTCCACCAGCCGCCGCTTCTCGACCATGTCCCGCTCGCCGTCCGGCTCGTCCGGCTGCTCCGGCAGCGGCCCGAACGCCGCAACCGTGTCACCCGCATGCACCACGTCCGCACCGCCGGTCTCGGCCGCTCGCTCTCGGGAGTCCGGCTCACCGGGCGACGACGGTGTGCTCGGCGGCTGGCCGCCGGGGTCGGGCTCGGGGCCCGGGTAGGGCTCCGAGGGAGAGCGCTGTTCCGGTTCCTGGCTCATCCAGCGGGACGTGCCCGTGCCGGGTGCGAGCTAAACCGCCGGCCCCGCCGGGCTGAGGCGGAGCTCGACGCAGGCGTCGGGCGCCCCCTCGACCGGGAACCAGGCCCTGATCGCCGCAGTGCCAGGGAGCAGCGCCGGGTCGTGGCGCGCCTCGTCGGGCGTGAGCGGGAAGGCCCGCACCCGTCCGACGGTCAGCTCCCCGAGCCCGAACGTGCCGCTGCGGCGCGCCTCCACCAGGTAGAAGGCCGCGAGCGCAAGCGCCGGGAGCAGCGGGTTGCCGTCCCGCCGGCCGTACCCGAGCCTGTCGTGCGCCTGCACGGCCGCGTCCGACGCCAGGGCGGCCACCGGCTCTGACGCCGGGCCGCTTCGATGCGTCGGGTCACCCGCCACCGGCTGGTGGAACACCGCCGCGGCGGGCATCCCGGCCGGCTGGAAGTGGCCGGGCATCGCGACCGCCGCGATCGCCGGATGCAGCTCGACCGTGAGGCTCGTCGTCAGCTCGAGCAGCAGGTCGGCGAGGTCGTCGGCATCCACCCGCGAAGTGTCGCAGCCGGCTACCGGCCGGCCGGCCACCTTGGCGCCGACATACTGCCTGGCGATGCCGCAGCCGACCACGACGGAGCTCGAGCCCGGCCTGGTGCAGGTCACCATGCCGCTGCCCTGGGCGCTCGACCACGTCCACTGCTACGCGCTCGCGGCCCCGACCGGCTGGACGCTGGTCGATGCGGGCCTCGGCACCGACCAGACGCTCGCCTGGTGGGACGACGTGCTCGAGAGACTCGGCCGCCCGCGGGTGGAGCGGCTCGTCATCACGCACTACCACCCCGACCACCTGGGTGCGAGCGCCGCCCTCGCACGCCTCACCGCGGCGAAGGAGATCGTGCAGGGCCGGCTCGACCGCGAGCTGTCGGTCGCGGCATGGGAGCAGGGCGACGATGCGGACTTCGAGCGCTTCCTCCGCAACCACGGCATGCCGGACGAGCTTGCCGCGGCCTCGACCCGGGCGGAGAGCGGCACGGCGGTGCACCCGGCGGTTCCGACCCTGCTCGTGGACGAGGGCGATGTCGTCAGCGCGGGTGGGCAGCCGTGGCGCGTGCTGCACCTGCCGGGCCACGCCGACGGCCACATCGCGCTGTACGACGCGCGGCGCAGCCGCCTGCTCGGAGGGGACGTCCTGCTCGACGACATCACCCCCAACGTCGGCCGCTGGCCGGACACCGCGGCGGACCCGCTCGGCCGCTACCTCGGCACGCTCGAGCGCCTCGCCGGTCTCGCCCCCGCGGTGGTCTATCCGGGCCACGGCCCGGTGATCCACACCGCGGCCGCGCGGGCGCGGGAGATCGCAGGCCACCATGACGACCGCCTCGACGCCGCGGCCGGCGCTCTGGCCGAGGGCGCGGAGTCGGCATACGACGCCGCGCAGCTGATCTGGCGGGACGAGCCGCTCGGGTTCCACGAGCAGCGCTTCGCGCTGGTCGAGGCGATCTCGCACCTCGAGCGGCTCGCTGCAACCGGCCGCGCCGTCGAGCACCGGCCGGCGCGCTGGCGTCCCGCTCCGGCGGGCTGATCAGCTGTCGAAGCCCAGCCCGAGCCGGTCGAGCGCTCGCAGGTACCCGCTCCGGCGGCCGCCGTTCCGGTCGGCGCGCGCCAGCTCGCGGATCGTCATGCGGATGCCCGCGAACCGCAGCGGCTCGGGCGGGAAGGGCAGCGGCTTCGAGCGGACGAACCGCAGGCGCGTGGCCTCGGTGTCGCGCCCGTCCACCAGATCCAGCGCCACACGCGCGCCGAAGCGGCTGGCCGCAACGCCGAGCCCGGTGTAGCCGACGGCGTAGGCGACGCGGCCGCCCATGGTGCGGTCGAACATGACGCAGAACCTGCTGCAGGTGTCGATCACCCCGCCCCAGCGGTGCGTGAATCGGACGCCCTCGAGCTGCGGGAACGTCTCGAAGAACTGGCGGCTGAGCAGGTCGAAGGTCGCCGGCCGCTGCTCGAGCTCGGGGGCAACCGCATTGCCGTAGTGGTAGATCGCGTCGAAGCCGCCCCAGAGGATGCGGTCGTCGTCGGTGAGGCGGTAGTAGTGGAACTGGTTCGCCGCGTCCGCGAGCCCCCGGCGCGTGCGCCAGCCGACCGACCGCATCCGCGCCTCGCCGAGCGGCTCGGTGACGAGCACGTAGTCGTAGATCGGCGCCACGTAGCGGCGGACCGCCGGCACGAGCGGAGGAAACCCGTTGGTCGCTAGCACCACGCGCTCGGCCCGCAGTCGACCCTCCGGCGCGGAGAGCTGCACGCCGTCGGCAAGCTCGTGCATCGCCCGCACCGGCGTGCGCTCGTACACACGGACGCCGAGGTCGATGCATGCGCGCCTGAGCCCCCATGCCAGCCGGGCCGGGTCGACCAGCGCCGCCTCCGTCCGCTGGAGCAGCCCGCCGAGGTACGTCGGCGAGTCGACCTCGGCCCGCACCGCGCCGGCGTCGAGCCAGTCGGCGTCCAGCCCGTGCTCACGCATGACGGAGACGAAGTCGCGGAGCGCGCCCACCTGGTGCTCGGCCGTCGCGACGGTGAGGTAGCCGGGGCGCTCCCAGGAGCAGTCGATGCCGTGCCGCGCGATGGCGTCCTCGATGCCCGCGAGGTTCTCCCGCCCGAGGCGCTCCAGCACCCGGATCTCGTCGGGGAAGCGGTCGATTCCGTTCGCCAGCCCGTGTGTCAGCGACGCGTCAGCAAACCCGCCGTTCCTACCGGTCGCGCCCTCGGCGACGAGGTCCGCCTCGAGCAGCACGACGTCTCTGTCGGGGACCTGCTCCTTTGCCTGCAGCGCCGCCCACAGGCCGGTGAACCCGCCTCCGACGACGGCAAGCTCGCATTCGGCCGGGCCGTGCAACGCATCGGCCGGCTCGGGCGCGAGCGGCGAGTCGAGCCAGAACGGCCTCGGCTCGGCATCGCTCCAGGCGTCGCTCACCCGGCCGGCAGGATGATCTGGTATGCCTTGCGCAGCGTCTCGTGGACGGTCCACGTCGTGCGCGCGCCCTCCTCGAGGACGCCCATGTCCCCCGGGCCGATATCGAAGGGCTCGCCGCCCTCGGGTGCGATGGTGGCGCGACCTGCGATGACGACGAACATCTCATGCGCCTCCGTGTCGGTCGCGGTGCCGGGCGTCATCTGCCAGACGCCGCGCAGCACCGTCCCGTCCTCGCTCTGCCAGACCACGCGGTTGAACGCCTCGGGCTCGCCTTCCAGCACCGTCGTGGGATCGAGCGGATCCGGCTCGAGGTCGAGATCGGCGATGTGCACGGCGAATGTTCCGCGGCTGCGCATGGCGCGAGATGCTAGCCGCGCGCGGGCGCCGTGATCATCGGTGCCCGCGCGCGACGCCTCCTCAGATCAGCGACCGAGCAGGCTCGACAGCAGCCCGGACTTCTGCTCGACCGGCTCCGTCCGCGGCTCGACCGGCGAGGGCGCCTGCATACGGCAGGCGGCCTGGCCGTGCTTCTCGAAGTACCGCTGGTGGTAGTCCTCGGCCCGCCAGAACGTGCCGGCGTCGGTGATCTGGGTGACGATCGGCCGTCCCAGGTGCGTCTGCATCGCGGCCAGCGACTGCTCCGCGACGCGGCGCTGCTCGGGGGAGTGGACGAAGATCTCCGAGCGGTACTGGCTGCCGACGTCCGGCCCCTGGCGGTCCTTCTGCGTCGGGTCGTGCTCGTTCCAGAACACCGCGAGCAGCTGCTCGTAGGAGACCCGGTCCGGGTCGTACTCGACCTCGACGGCCTCGGCATGCCCCGTGCGGCCGCTGCAGACGGCGCGGTAATCCGGGCTCTCGACGGTTCCGCCCGTGTAGCCGACGGCCGTCGCCTCGACGCCGTCGATCTGCATGAACGCATACTCGACGCCCCAGAAGCAGCCTGCTGCGAAGGTGGCCTTCTCGGTCATATGGCGATCAGCTCCTCAGAGAGTGGTGTCGGAAGCTTAAACGCGCCGCGCCCGTCCGCCGTTCCCGCAGTCAGGCGCGTCTCCAATCCGGCACTCATCCCGCGTGGCCGCCGACCGCCTCCGCCTGCTCGACCAGCTCGGCGATGTCCGGCACCTCCCCGTCCGCGTAGCGCCGGGCGAAGCGGATCGTGCCGCCCGCGTCGGCGGTGAAGGCGGAGCGCACCGGCGTGTCCTCGAGGCCGTCGAGCGTCTGGCCCACGCCGAACGCGCGCACCGCCTCGGCGTTCCAGTCCGAGAGCAGCGGAAACGTGAGCCCGAGGCGCCGCGCCCACTCGAGGTGGGAGTACGGGCTGTCGCGCGACACCCCGACGATCGCCACTCCAAGCTCCCGGAACCGCGCGCTCCTGTCACGCAGGAGCCGGAGCTCCGTGCGTCAGGTGCCGGTCCAGTCGTAGAGGTAGAAGACGACCAGCACGGCGCCCAGGGTGGCGAGCGAGACGGGCTCGGCATCGACGCCGAAGAGGGTCAGGTCGGGCAGGCGGTCTCCCGGAGCGAGCACCCGGCGAGGGTAGCAAGATGCTCGAATCGATCATCTAGGATGCGACGCATGTGCAGAAACATCCGACCACTCCACAACTACGAGCCGCCGACCACCGAGCATGAGGTGCACGAGGCAGCCCTGCAGTACGTCCGCAAGGTGAGCGGCATGACGAAGCCGTCGCGCGCCAACGAGGACGCGTTCGCGCGTGCCGTCGAGGCGGTCGCCACCGCGACCTCCGACCTGCTCGGCGAGCTCGTCACCGTCGCACCGCCGCGTGACCGCGCCGCCGAGATCGAGCGCGCACGCGAGCGAGCCGCCAAGCGGTTCGCCCACTCGGCCTAGAGCAGCTCCCCCAACCGCTCGACCGAGCGCTGGGTGATCGGATCGGCGACGATGATCGCCTCGTCGGCGCCTGCGGCTGCGAGCCCCTCGATGTGCTCCTGGAGCCGCTCCGGCGGAATCGCGGGCACGCCGGGCACCGGAGCACGCTCGCCGGCCGCGTCGAGCGCCACCAGCACGCACGCGCTGCGCTGAACGGCGGCGGGGTCCCGTCCGGCGAGCCGGGCGGCCTCGCTGATGCTCGCGTTCAGCGCCGTGAAGCCCTCGACGCTGTTGCCGTAATCGTCGTACCACGTGTTCCAGGCGTCCGCGTGTGGGAGCGCGATGCCGAGCATCCGGGGGCCGTTCGACCCGATCATGATCGGCACCCGCCGCCCGGGGGACGGCAGCAGCACGACGTCGTCGGCGTCGTGGAACCGGCCGCGTGCGTCGACGCGCTCGCCGGCCAGCATGCCGCGGATGATAGAGAACGCCTCCTCGAACCGCGACACGCGCCGGTCGTACGGCAGGCCGAACGCGGCGAACTCGGCGCGATTCCACCCGGCGCCGAGCCCGAGCACGAAGCGCCCGCCGCTGACCTCGTCGATCGTGGCGGCCATCTTGGCGATCAACCCCGGCGGGTGGAACGCCGTGCACGCGACGAGCGGGCCGAGCGTGACCCGCTCGGT encodes:
- a CDS encoding MBL fold metallo-hydrolase, translating into MPQPTTTELEPGLVQVTMPLPWALDHVHCYALAAPTGWTLVDAGLGTDQTLAWWDDVLERLGRPRVERLVITHYHPDHLGASAALARLTAAKEIVQGRLDRELSVAAWEQGDDADFERFLRNHGMPDELAAASTRAESGTAVHPAVPTLLVDEGDVVSAGGQPWRVLHLPGHADGHIALYDARRSRLLGGDVLLDDITPNVGRWPDTAADPLGRYLGTLERLAGLAPAVVYPGHGPVIHTAAARAREIAGHHDDRLDAAAGALAEGAESAYDAAQLIWRDEPLGFHEQRFALVEAISHLERLAATGRAVEHRPARWRPAPAG
- a CDS encoding FAD-dependent oxidoreductase; its protein translation is MSDAWSDAEPRPFWLDSPLAPEPADALHGPAECELAVVGGGFTGLWAALQAKEQVPDRDVVLLEADLVAEGATGRNGGFADASLTHGLANGIDRFPDEIRVLERLGRENLAGIEDAIARHGIDCSWERPGYLTVATAEHQVGALRDFVSVMREHGLDADWLDAGAVRAEVDSPTYLGGLLQRTEAALVDPARLAWGLRRACIDLGVRVYERTPVRAMHELADGVQLSAPEGRLRAERVVLATNGFPPLVPAVRRYVAPIYDYVLVTEPLGEARMRSVGWRTRRGLADAANQFHYYRLTDDDRILWGGFDAIYHYGNAVAPELEQRPATFDLLSRQFFETFPQLEGVRFTHRWGGVIDTCSRFCVMFDRTMGGRVAYAVGYTGLGVAASRFGARVALDLVDGRDTEATRLRFVRSKPLPFPPEPLRFAGIRMTIRELARADRNGGRRSGYLRALDRLGLGFDS
- a CDS encoding cupin domain-containing protein, translated to MRSRGTFAVHIADLDLEPDPLDPTTVLEGEPEAFNRVVWQSEDGTVLRGVWQMTPGTATDTEAHEMFVVIAGRATIAPEGGEPFDIGPGDMGVLEEGARTTWTVHETLRKAYQIILPAG
- the msrA gene encoding peptide-methionine (S)-S-oxide reductase MsrA, translating into MTEKATFAAGCFWGVEYAFMQIDGVEATAVGYTGGTVESPDYRAVCSGRTGHAEAVEVEYDPDRVSYEQLLAVFWNEHDPTQKDRQGPDVGSQYRSEIFVHSPEQRRVAEQSLAAMQTHLGRPIVTQITDAGTFWRAEDYHQRYFEKHGQAACRMQAPSPVEPRTEPVEQKSGLLSSLLGR
- a CDS encoding DUF2277 domain-containing protein, coding for MCRNIRPLHNYEPPTTEHEVHEAALQYVRKVSGMTKPSRANEDAFARAVEAVATATSDLLGELVTVAPPRDRAAEIERARERAAKRFAHSA
- a CDS encoding LLM class flavin-dependent oxidoreductase; translated protein: MRVGIQLPEVERDVRWPEYVAIARTAEDAGFDSVWLGDHLLYRADDRPERGPWEAWTMLAALASATERVTLGPLVACTAFHPPGLIAKMAATIDEVSGGRFVLGLGAGWNRAEFAAFGLPYDRRVSRFEEAFSIIRGMLAGERVDARGRFHDADDVVLLPSPGRRVPIMIGSNGPRMLGIALPHADAWNTWYDDYGNSVEGFTALNASISEAARLAGRDPAAVQRSACVLVALDAAGERAPVPGVPAIPPERLQEHIEGLAAAGADEAIIVADPITQRSVERLGELL